ccctgagcagcccagaggTCTCACAGAATCCCAGCGTGgttttgggtgggaagggactaTAAAttccatccagttccaccccctgccatggtcagggtcaccttccactatcccaggctgctccaagccctgtccagcctcaccttgacacttccagggacaagacagccacagcttctctgggcaccctgtgccagggcctcacctctTGCTTGTCTCTTGGAGGGTTCCTGCAGGCTTTCCCTCTCCCAGGGACTGGGAGAAGGCCCTAGATTTGGGAATGAGGGTGGATTTATttcaggaacaggctgggaaaagcagggtTTTCTGTGTGTCCTCAGGGTGTCAGAGATTGGGGTGGGGCAGGCTCTGCCCCACGGACACACAGCCACACAGGGCTCATCTCAGCTGCCCCTCTGCTTATCTCACCCCCAGTGCCCTGGACTGGGAGTTCTTCTCGGTGGGAGATGACTCTTTCCTGGTGGTGGCAAACTCCTTTGATGGCTTCACCTTCTCTGTCAACAGCATCATCTACAGGTACTGCAGAGGGCAGgcctggggagcctgggggcTGTTCCCAGTGGGAACAACACTGTGGGGGCACACTGGAGCATGGATAGGACTGTTCCCTGCTCTCAGGCAGGAATGGGAAGCCCTGGTGAGGGACTGAACCGCAGCAGGGAGATGGGAGGTGCCAGCTCATGGCTCagcttccctgccctgtgcaggtgcCCACCCCACTGCGTTCCCTGTGCAGGTGGCAAGGCTACGAAGGCTTTGTGGCAGCCCACCACCTCCCCACTGTCggctgcagggactgggaggcGTTTCACACGGCTGAGGGCTCCTACCTGTTCTACTCCAGCGCCAAGGAGCCCCTCTCCAAGGTGCTCAAGCTGAAAACCACCTGAGGTGGCTGAGACACGCTCAGCTCATCGCCAGGACCGGCTGGGCATCCAGGGGGAGatggagcacagagcccaggaatgGCTGCAGCATCAGCTGGGCAGTGgctggctgtgtgctctgcaggaagggaggaggaggaagaggaggaggagggtggagCTCCAAGGCTCCCTGCAGCCTTGTCCAGGGGCTGGCCAAGGGGCTGTTTCTCCTGGGAAAGCTTTGCCACCACACTCCAGAGCCATGTCCCACCCAAGGTTCCTGGAGCCCAGGTGCATCCCCTGGCTTACCAGGATTATGATGCTTGGCAATTTCCAGTCCCCAGGAGGGACCCAGAGCTGCCAGTAGCTGTGGCCAAAGCTTGCAAAAATCCAGGGAAGGAAGAGACAGCAGAGCatgagctgctgggatgggtgCATGGCAGAGGGGAGTAAACGtgagaaactgcagaaaaaagtgTGTCCAGGCTTGGTTCTGTCTGCCTGGGGCTGTGATCTTCCAAAGGACCATCTGGTTTGACGTTGCAGTCATTGTTCCTGTCACCTTTGTGCCACTGCCACAGgtgcctgcccaccctcccacTCTGCCATGGCTGGTTTGGGTCTCCCTCAACAAGTGTTGTACAAACCTGTTGGTGTGTTCGAGGGCCAGTGCTGGTCCTTGCTAGTCTTTGCATGAGGTTAGTGGCTCCTGAGAAAACCTGCTTTGCATTTGGACCAATCCAGCTACCACAGGCATGGGAAAAACCCAAAGCTGCTTCAGGTGAAACTGTGGCCTCTTTTCCTCACCTTTGCTGGGGGACTCTTTTGCTTGACCAGAGCTCTAATAAACTGTGTGCACCCAGCCTTTCTCCCACATGGGTAACTGAGCTGCTGAGCCCGTGGCAGATGCATCCTTCACCCAAAGTCACCCCTGACTGTCCATGGCCATAGGTGGCCAGGTGAGGATGAGGTGGTGGggtgtgctgggctcagggtgCCCCTCTGTTCCCCCCTCCCAGCACCCACTGCCTCACCTGAGTGTCCCAGAGCACCTCCCAGCCTTCCCCAGAGCCGGgtttgctgctgagctgggccacccgccctggcactggggagcacTCAGGAGGTGCCAGCCCCGTCCAGAAGGGCTGGGGGGTCACAGCCTCAGCCTTCCCAGGCTCCAGACCTGCAGGGAGAGCCTtgcatccctccctcctctccctgttcagtgcagctgcagctggctctGTCATGAAGGACCATTTCTCCCttgggagaaaagggagaatttgATTTGCTTCCATCACTGAGCTCTAAGCAGCAACTCTAATTCAGCCCTGAGGAAGGGCAAGATAAGACAAGGGCAGCTGTATTGGGGCTGCTGGTCCCTGCTCGAGGCAGATTCAGCTGAGGGTGGGAGGGGGTGGCACCTAATGGGAGTTGTGCCGGTACATTGAATTTAGGCTGGTCTGCTTTGGGAGAGATTAAATTAggaaaaaccccccaaacaccAGAGCACCACCACCCTCACTGAACACTCAGCTCCCTGGAcgctcagctcccagcacagcagaaaccCTGAGGGCTTTTCCAAAGTGCAGGGCTTTATTGAGGAAACAAATGTTTTGGAGTTTCCCATGCATTGCTGGAGGCAGATAGAGGCTGCCAAGGTACTGGGGGCTTTGGGAAGGATGCCCTTGGCAAGGCTGATGCCTCACTGGGGTGACCCCTCTGCAGTGACcctctgcacccacagctcatccctccctgccagggacTTGCTCTCTCCAAACCACAAGCACGTGGCTGGGGCTGCATTCCCTGTGAGCCCGGCTCTGGTGGGGAGAAAAAGGCTCTGGCTGGGGATGCTTGTCCCCAGGAACCTGCTCTCCATGGACAGGCCCAcgaggggtgtccctggcatCCCTCCCCATGCTGTTTGCTCACGCTCAGTCCAGGGAGATCGGCGGCACTTTGGGAGTCCCACCGAGAAGCTTTGCTgcccagcaggaggagctggaagctggcagcccagccctgcactacagggcagtgctggcagtctCAGCACGGGGCTGGGCGCTGGGCAGTGCCCTCAGGCGCTCCCGGTGCCTGCAGGAGTCCTCCCGGTTGTGGCGGACGTAGCAGATGACGTAGCCGATGACCATGGCGAACCAGCCGAACATGGTGACGAACATGGCCACGTCCATGGTCCTCTGCCGCACGCTGCAGAAGTTACCGCCGGCATCCAGGACCTGCAGCAGCGGCTTGCCCACGTACTCCTGCCGCGGGGCCGTGTGGCAGGTGATGTCCTGCACGGAGTCCAGGTCCAGCCGTGCCTCCCACAGCACCTCCTGCAGGGCGCACTCGCAGTGCCAGGGGTTGTTGGCCAGGCGGAGCTTGGCGTTGAGGGCCAGCAGGGCCTCCTTGGGAATGCTGCGGATGCGGTTGCTGGAGAGGTCGAGGCTGCGCAGCCCGGCTGCCACCCCTCTGAAAGCTGCCCTGTCGATCTTCTCGATGGCATTCCTGGACAGATCGATTTCctccaggtgggacaggtgcCTGAAGGCGTTGCTGGGGATCCTGGTGATGCTGTTGGCATCCAGCTTGAGGAACACCACGTCTCTGGGGATGTCCTTGGGGATCTCCTccaggtgctgggagctgcagagcacgGCCTTCGCCCCTGCCCGCTCCGTGCACTGGCAGCTgggggggcaggagctgccccaggggatgcagagcaggaggcagaagaAAGCCTGGGCCACGCTGGTGGCTGGTGTGGTGCTGGTGAGGGTCATGGTGCAGCCAGCCAGCTCAGCAtggcagctggcagctccccgggggtggcagcagctcctgggcagcaggacgGCCCCTCGGCGCTCCTGCAAGgcctctcccatccctggagggaagCTGTGGGTGGAGGGGATGTGACACGGCTTTATTTCCTGGAACACTGGGTATGGCCTGTGTGTGATGTGCCCTGGTAAAGGGGTGAGAGCCTGGGCTCATGAGAAAACAAGGGTGGAGTGACACTGGCTGTCTTTCCCAGGACAGCTTAATTAGGTTCAATCAGAAATAGAAACCCCggctcccctgcccctgcctctgCAGAGACCACCCAGGTGGacaaaggagctgcaggatggggtGTGGAGATGGGCTGGGGAGCCTCTGCCCCATCTACTTCCAGTTTCCAGGGGGATGTAGTAGTTTGCTGCTGGAGAAGAGCAGTAAATTCCTATCTCACCAATCCtgagtgtttaaaaaaaatgatgagTCAGACTCTAAGTATGATCAGACTGACTTAATCACCGCCAGGATTTTAAATAACAAGATGTGGagttcttttgctttcctttcccttcccttctggTCTGTGAGCTGGTGCAAGTTCAGGTTTCCAAAGGTTTCACCAAAGAAGTGTTTGAGGtgagtttgtttttaaaagtaaacaaagaGTATGGTTTGATAGCCTGACTCTGGGGGTGGGAGGTTGAGAGAGGAGCCACTGCCCAGCACAGTAAAGGGGTGATGGAAAGGacaccccagtgctgccaggagcaaGGTGAAGCAGGTGGGACacctttcctctgcctttggTGCTGCtcatctccctcctgctgccttggccagcctgggagaagagatcTTCATGGAGGGGAGACTGCGAGCCCAAGGGTTAGGGGTTGTCACTATGGGCATGAAGTTGTTGTCCCTCTGGTACCAGAACCCTTCTGCTAATGGCATTCCCCTGGTGAGAGCAGCATCCCTCAGGTGTGACCATCCTCAGGGTACCGCAGAGGGAAGCTCACACCTGAGGGATGCTCATACCCCAGGTATGCTCATACCTGAAGGATGCTGTCTGCCCTGTGGATTCTGCCCGGGGATATGAAGTTGAGCTTCCCGGGAATCCCTCTCCCTGAAAAATGTCCGGGCTCGGACAGCTCCGACAGCTCCGCCACTCCTGGGGAACAAGGAGATTGTGCCAATCCAGTTCCCACCGTGTGGAAGGGCTCCGAGGGACCCTCAGGACTCGCAGGGATCCCGGGACTGTGCGGGGGTGATGCTCCGGACCcgccctcctgccctgcccgggGACCGGGATCCCGGGACTCCCGCGCGCAGCAGGACCGACCCCACCGCCCCCCGCTGCCCCGGAGCCGGGGGTCCCTTACCGGCTCGGCCAGGGCGGCTCTGCTTCGCTCCGCCCGTAGCTGCACTGCCGGTGCGGtgtcggtgccggtgccgcTGTCGGTGTCGGTGCCGATGTGGTGGTGTCGGTGCCGGTGCGTGttcggtgccggtgccggtgccggtgcgaTGCCGGTGTCGGTGCCGGTGCGTGTTCGGTGCCGGTGTCGGTGCCGGTGCGATCCCACCCCGGCCCCACCTGTTGCTGCGGCCGCTCCCGCGGCGCCCCGGGCCGGGCGGTCccgccggtgccggtgccggtgccggtgccggtgcggGGGCGGTGCGGGAACGGGGGGCGGTGCGGGGGAATGGGGGCGGGGGATCAGGGTGATGGGACAGCCAGGCATCACCCCACGGGGCTGTGGGAGAGCGGCGGCCCCAGTGGGCAGAAATTAAGGGCTGCTAATGAGATTTCCGCAATTCTTTGGAGGCTGCGGTGCGGGCTGCCAGTCTAGAAGCTTCATCAGCTGCTGTAAGGCACGATCTTCCTTGGCCAGTCTGGATCTCCCCGGGCCCACGTGGGCTCTCAGCAGATGGTCTCCTGTCTCTCTCGGtgagggggagcaggagcagacaTCCAACAGTCCAGGAGCAATGGGAGAAAGTGCCACGTCATCATTTTGGAATGCCCCCAAagcatcagcacagctcccttATCAACTCTAATCAGGTCACCTCGAGTCCCCTGTTCTGCTgcaaggtgttcctgcccatggcagggggcttgAAATGAAATGGTTGTTAAagtcccagcccaaaccattctgtgattcagccATCCCTGGGGGTGCGTCTAAAGCAAAGTGAGTTTGTATAACAAGATTGGAGTGGGAGTTGGGTTTATCCCAGAAGTGTGCTCCAAGCAGGGCCTCCAGAAACAGCCCCTGGTTAAACAACTGTGAGACACCACCAGCCTGCTGTTGTTTAATACGTGGTTTATTGAGCTGGGTTGAATACATTGCCAGactgagccccctccccttgCCAAATCCCAGTGTGTCACTGGTGAAACTGCAGTTGTGCTGAGGTGGCCACCAGTGTGGGATGAGTGGCCTTGGCTGACCAGTGTCTGATCCACTGGGAGAAGGTGGGGGAACCAAAATCCCTTCCTGAGCAGTCCCAGGCATAACATACCACTGTGGGGCTCTTCTGGATGATCAAAAAAATGTATCCATTGTGCCTTGTTCACCCCATGGCAGGCCACAGAAAACAGGAGTGAAAGATCCCTTAAAAGCGGGGATGTCTGGGATTAGCACACTGAtgtccctctgctgtccctaCCTGCCCACAGAGCATGGATCACCTGTGTCCCAGCAAGCTGCCAcaaggggatggggacaggcaggTGACATTTAGCTGGGGCCTTGGCtcagagagaggaaggaagttTAACTGCAAGCCAGTGCTCAGCATACACACACAGGATCACATAGCAGTTTGGGGCATGGCAGGTGTGCAGAGCTATGAAACCACAGGGATATAAGCCAAGAGCTGCTCACACCTCCAGAAGTGCTGGATCACAGCTGAGGACTATGTTGGGTCTGAGGCAACCAGAGGTTTTGGTACAGCCACCACAGGAGTGACTCCAAGCC
This Catharus ustulatus isolate bCatUst1 chromosome 10, bCatUst1.pri.v2, whole genome shotgun sequence DNA region includes the following protein-coding sequences:
- the LRRC3 gene encoding leucine-rich repeat-containing protein 3, translating into MGEALQERRGAVLLPRSCCHPRGAASCHAELAGCTMTLTSTTPATSVAQAFFCLLLCIPWGSSCPPSCQCTERAGAKAVLCSSQHLEEIPKDIPRDVVFLKLDANSITRIPSNAFRHLSHLEEIDLSRNAIEKIDRAAFRGVAAGLRSLDLSSNRIRSIPKEALLALNAKLRLANNPWHCECALQEVLWEARLDLDSVQDITCHTAPRQEYVGKPLLQVLDAGGNFCSVRQRTMDVAMFVTMFGWFAMVIGYVICYVRHNREDSCRHRERLRALPSAQPRAETASTAL